The following proteins are encoded in a genomic region of Synechococcus sp. ROS8604:
- a CDS encoding DUF1651 domain-containing protein has product MGGEGWLQDPDGYWVKRFHRDEASWRGGSRVFVDDGRGMPNGEPALLKRRQHLRREQAEQLWKALQREGWRPTKPVWGPACKP; this is encoded by the coding sequence ATGGGGGGAGAGGGTTGGCTTCAGGATCCAGACGGTTACTGGGTCAAGCGATTTCATCGCGATGAAGCGTCTTGGCGAGGAGGGTCTCGCGTTTTCGTCGATGACGGCAGGGGGATGCCCAATGGTGAACCAGCGCTCTTAAAGCGCCGGCAGCATTTGCGCCGTGAACAGGCTGAGCAGCTTTGGAAGGCGCTGCAACGTGAGGGCTGGAGGCCAACCAAACCTGTCTGGGGACCTGCTTGTAAGCCATAA
- the glyQ gene encoding glycine--tRNA ligase subunit alpha: MHFQDIISTLNRFWGEQGCVLLQPYDTEKGAGTMSPHTVLRAIGPEPWAVAYPEPCRRPTDGRYGDNPNRAQHYFQYQVLIKPSPDGIQETYLASLAALGICAADHDIRFVEDNWESPTLGAWGVGWEVWLDGMEVTQFTYFQQCGGIDCKPVSIEITYGLERLAMYLQDVESIWELSWNAERSYGDIWLPFEKGQCEFNFEASNPDRLKQLFAIYEAEATDLIEHNLPAPALDFVLKCSHTFNLLEARGVISVTERTATIGRIRNLARKVAEAWLAEREALGFPLLQPSPAAPVEA, encoded by the coding sequence ATGCACTTCCAGGACATCATCAGCACGCTGAATCGCTTTTGGGGAGAGCAGGGCTGTGTGTTGTTACAGCCCTACGACACGGAAAAGGGTGCTGGGACCATGAGCCCGCACACGGTGTTACGGGCGATTGGACCTGAGCCGTGGGCAGTGGCGTATCCAGAGCCTTGCCGTCGTCCCACCGATGGACGTTATGGCGATAACCCCAATCGGGCGCAGCACTACTTCCAATATCAGGTACTGATCAAGCCTTCTCCCGATGGCATTCAGGAAACGTATCTGGCGTCCCTTGCTGCTCTGGGCATTTGTGCTGCGGATCACGACATTCGCTTCGTGGAGGACAACTGGGAGTCCCCAACCCTGGGTGCTTGGGGTGTGGGTTGGGAGGTCTGGTTAGACGGCATGGAGGTCACCCAGTTCACCTACTTCCAGCAATGTGGTGGCATCGACTGCAAGCCCGTTTCGATTGAGATCACCTACGGCTTGGAGCGTTTGGCGATGTACTTGCAAGATGTGGAAAGCATCTGGGAGTTGAGCTGGAACGCTGAGCGCAGCTATGGAGATATTTGGCTTCCCTTTGAGAAGGGGCAATGTGAATTTAATTTCGAGGCCTCTAACCCAGATCGACTCAAACAGCTCTTCGCTATTTATGAGGCGGAAGCCACAGATCTGATCGAACACAACTTGCCAGCTCCTGCCCTCGACTTTGTTTTGAAGTGCAGCCACACGTTCAATCTCTTGGAAGCCCGCGGCGTGATTTCGGTGACGGAACGGACCGCCACAATCGGTCGAATTCGCAACCTGGCTCGCAAAGTGGCGGAAGCCTGGTTGGCGGAACGGGAAGCGCTGGGGTTTCCATTGCTGCAGCCAAGCCCTGCAGCGCCGGTTGAGGCTTGA
- a CDS encoding ComEC/Rec2 family competence protein gives MNVALWLVLVMLATQLGAALSQATQHWCVVLVGLAAAVVLICRRFALSGWKLFVLVVVLCGLLLRSSIGQVATPTPLDPLQLVPSGSDSQQLVIEGRALADAPVRRGRCQALLQVHHLAGQVRDGRTELVVDPCPQLVRKGSWVRAQGQLVTPAVATHRSLPNPAERLAARGCWTQFRTKTVELIHQDHTPLADRRRQIAARFQELAGEPSGGLLAALVLGGAHVELSSELREAFRVAGLSHALAASGFHLSVLLGATLVLTRRGCMPLRLVAGVGAMAVFLALAGGQPSVVRAVLMGAAALLIRERGSRVQPLGVLLSTLVVMLLLNPAWARSIGFQLSAAATAGLVLSAQPLEQWLLQLGSQRCPQRWMSVLAPALSVPMAALLWTLPLQILHFGSVPLYSLLSNLMAAPLLAPLTLAAMTLALLTLVLPTAIAALVMPLLVWPVQQLAALLIALVGWMSAWPHAQLLTGHPQPWVVLVVVLAFLPWALPALHCWRWRAFPLLLLATLVQAGVQLSDEVVLVQQWGRQWLLARHQGRAALMSSHGDLLSCQLAQQLAQGYGHRRLDWVVVMDPVASDHISCWTPLAHTVRAEHQGQPPLLPGQRLQSPGLMLRPLPGQDRLWQLRVNAQLHRLKQSGRGALRWDHAGEAFGEVAEPG, from the coding sequence ATGAACGTTGCACTTTGGCTGGTCCTTGTCATGCTTGCCACCCAGCTCGGGGCGGCTCTCTCCCAGGCGACCCAGCACTGGTGTGTGGTCTTGGTTGGGCTGGCTGCGGCTGTGGTGCTGATCTGTCGCCGGTTTGCGCTTTCAGGTTGGAAGCTGTTTGTTCTTGTGGTCGTGTTGTGTGGCTTGTTGCTGCGCTCCTCCATTGGGCAAGTGGCCACTCCTACCCCCCTGGATCCGCTGCAGCTTGTGCCAAGCGGTTCAGATTCGCAGCAGCTGGTGATTGAGGGCCGTGCTCTGGCCGATGCACCTGTTCGTCGGGGGCGCTGCCAAGCCCTGCTGCAGGTGCACCACTTAGCGGGGCAGGTTCGCGACGGCCGCACGGAGTTGGTGGTGGATCCTTGCCCTCAGCTGGTGCGCAAAGGTTCCTGGGTGAGGGCTCAAGGTCAGCTCGTGACGCCTGCTGTCGCAACCCATCGCTCGCTTCCCAACCCGGCGGAACGGTTGGCGGCTCGCGGCTGTTGGACCCAATTCCGTACCAAGACAGTGGAGCTGATCCATCAAGATCACACCCCCTTGGCTGATCGGCGTCGTCAGATCGCGGCTCGCTTTCAAGAGCTAGCAGGAGAGCCTTCAGGTGGTCTGTTGGCGGCGCTGGTGCTGGGCGGAGCCCACGTTGAGCTCAGCTCGGAGCTGCGAGAGGCCTTTCGTGTTGCGGGTTTATCCCACGCCTTAGCCGCGTCCGGATTTCATCTTTCTGTGTTGTTGGGAGCCACGCTTGTCCTGACGCGCAGGGGTTGCATGCCCTTGCGATTGGTGGCTGGAGTGGGCGCGATGGCTGTGTTTCTTGCGCTGGCGGGCGGGCAGCCATCCGTGGTTCGCGCCGTGTTGATGGGCGCTGCTGCTCTCTTGATCCGGGAACGGGGCTCTCGCGTCCAACCCTTAGGCGTGCTGCTCAGCACCTTGGTGGTGATGCTGTTGCTGAACCCTGCCTGGGCACGTTCCATTGGCTTTCAGCTCAGTGCTGCTGCAACGGCGGGTTTAGTGCTCAGTGCGCAGCCCTTAGAGCAGTGGCTTCTCCAGCTTGGTTCTCAGCGTTGTCCTCAGAGGTGGATGTCGGTTCTGGCCCCTGCCCTATCGGTGCCGATGGCGGCGCTGCTTTGGACCCTTCCTTTGCAGATCCTGCACTTTGGCTCTGTGCCTTTGTATTCGCTGCTGAGCAACCTGATGGCTGCACCTCTGCTGGCACCGCTCACCCTTGCGGCGATGACCTTGGCATTGCTGACGTTGGTGCTGCCAACGGCGATCGCCGCACTCGTGATGCCGCTGTTGGTTTGGCCGGTGCAGCAGTTGGCAGCGTTGTTGATCGCTTTGGTGGGTTGGATGAGCGCCTGGCCCCATGCCCAGCTGCTGACGGGACATCCGCAGCCTTGGGTGGTGTTGGTTGTTGTGCTGGCTTTTCTCCCTTGGGCCTTGCCCGCACTGCATTGCTGGCGCTGGAGAGCGTTTCCTCTTTTGCTCTTGGCCACGCTGGTGCAGGCGGGTGTCCAGCTCAGCGATGAGGTGGTGTTGGTGCAGCAGTGGGGAAGGCAGTGGCTACTGGCTCGTCATCAAGGGCGTGCTGCACTGATGAGCAGTCATGGAGATTTGCTTAGTTGCCAGTTGGCTCAGCAGCTTGCGCAGGGTTACGGACACCGCCGTTTGGATTGGGTGGTGGTGATGGACCCAGTGGCGAGTGATCACATCAGTTGTTGGACGCCTTTGGCCCATACCGTGCGGGCGGAGCATCAAGGCCAACCTCCCTTGCTTCCAGGTCAACGTCTGCAAAGCCCTGGTTTGATGTTGCGTCCTCTGCCAGGCCAAGACAGGCTTTGGCAGTTGCGCGTGAATGCGCAGCTCCATCGCCTTAAGCAATCAGGCCGTGGCGCTTTAAGATGGGATCACGCTGGTGAAGCGTTTGGAGAGGTGGCAGAGCCCGGTTGA
- a CDS encoding site-specific integrase: MSLSDSQVKAVKAGPRRQNVSVGDSLFLVIEPFRDNGKGGGKSFEGRMRFPPGRKGKQVPVRIGVYGRGVGKWSLKEARDEWDRIRSWSRETGRDPRELKNNDRQTQVQDSLGPTFADACQSYLSHSSSKASRNEYPNLLDHQVIPRLGGDTPVAHLSWDHKGPGGKNGRERVMEIFRSKVADGKAPQADKLLMVMRGVFDHAIDQGWMDRDQNPALGTKGTKTKHKATPHPTLPWDQLPQFFNDLEKNQANGTLVLCSAVKVVLMTFLRVGSLVPMLWEELDESRDLWVIPGSRMKTGHNHLVPLTDPLKEVLESLRKVNGAQEFVFASPRSRSTPYLNPYSINQHFIRMGYKGVQTAHGLRRTALTVGQDVLGFPAELIQRQLSHAIGDKVRQSYDDSTLLDERRKFMIAWCDALLAQGMKI, from the coding sequence ATGTCTCTCTCTGACTCGCAAGTCAAGGCAGTGAAGGCAGGACCACGCAGACAGAATGTTTCCGTAGGAGATTCTCTTTTCCTCGTCATTGAACCTTTTCGTGATAACGGAAAAGGTGGTGGAAAGTCCTTTGAGGGACGCATGAGGTTTCCTCCTGGACGCAAGGGAAAACAAGTCCCCGTTCGTATTGGTGTCTATGGAAGGGGGGTTGGGAAGTGGTCCTTGAAAGAGGCACGGGACGAATGGGACCGCATCAGGTCATGGAGCAGAGAGACAGGTAGAGACCCCAGGGAACTGAAAAATAATGATCGACAGACTCAGGTCCAGGACTCATTGGGTCCAACCTTTGCTGATGCATGTCAGTCCTATCTCTCCCATTCCTCGTCTAAGGCATCGAGGAATGAATATCCAAACCTGCTCGACCATCAGGTCATTCCTCGTCTTGGTGGGGATACACCCGTTGCTCACTTGTCCTGGGATCACAAAGGACCTGGTGGAAAGAATGGCAGGGAAAGAGTGATGGAGATATTCCGTTCCAAGGTTGCTGATGGGAAGGCACCCCAGGCAGACAAACTTCTGATGGTCATGCGTGGGGTGTTTGACCATGCGATTGATCAGGGGTGGATGGATAGGGACCAGAATCCTGCTCTCGGAACTAAAGGCACAAAGACAAAACACAAGGCAACTCCGCATCCAACCCTTCCTTGGGACCAACTTCCTCAGTTTTTTAATGACTTAGAGAAGAACCAGGCAAATGGAACTTTGGTTCTGTGCTCTGCTGTAAAGGTCGTTTTGATGACCTTCTTGCGAGTTGGTTCGTTAGTTCCAATGCTGTGGGAAGAACTCGATGAATCAAGGGATTTATGGGTGATTCCAGGTAGTCGGATGAAAACTGGGCATAACCACCTGGTTCCTTTGACTGATCCACTCAAAGAAGTTCTGGAATCTTTGCGGAAAGTGAATGGTGCTCAAGAGTTTGTGTTTGCTTCTCCCAGGTCCAGGAGCACCCCATATCTCAATCCTTATTCTATTAATCAGCACTTCATTCGGATGGGATACAAGGGCGTCCAGACAGCACATGGACTTAGAAGGACTGCTCTGACTGTTGGACAAGATGTTCTGGGGTTTCCTGCTGAACTTATCCAACGACAGTTGTCTCATGCGATTGGAGACAAAGTTAGGCAGTCCTATGACGATTCGACACTCTTAGACGAGAGAAGAAAGTTTATGATTGCTTGGTGTGATGCCCTCCTTGCTCAGGGAATGAAGATCTAA
- a CDS encoding AlpA family transcriptional regulator: protein MTSKAKFIRLPQVKELTCLSKTSIYRLMGEGEFPKQVALGARSVVWVKSQIEDWCESKLNGTQFNQYCE from the coding sequence ATGACCTCAAAAGCAAAATTTATTCGCCTTCCTCAGGTAAAAGAACTTACCTGTCTCTCTAAAACATCGATTTATCGTCTGATGGGAGAGGGAGAATTTCCAAAACAAGTTGCCTTAGGTGCTCGATCTGTTGTTTGGGTTAAATCCCAAATAGAGGATTGGTGCGAAAGCAAGTTGAACGGAACTCAATTCAATCAATATTGTGAATAA
- a CDS encoding Nif11-like leader peptide family natural product precursor: protein MTDSSPSNKLINFCKLLDESNDLQSQIKQATTPKQIIAIAASNGRKISYKELRIWSKELKAPYFPWAEKGNEWRRNFFS from the coding sequence GTGACTGATTCCTCTCCCTCAAATAAATTAATAAACTTCTGCAAGTTACTTGATGAAAGTAATGATTTGCAGTCCCAGATAAAACAAGCAACAACCCCCAAGCAGATCATTGCAATAGCAGCATCAAATGGACGCAAGATCTCATATAAAGAACTACGCATATGGTCAAAAGAATTGAAGGCACCTTATTTCCCTTGGGCAGAAAAAGGAAACGAATGGCGTCGAAACTTTTTCTCATAA
- a CDS encoding recombinase family protein: MRRYVTYKRVSSQEQGRSGLGLEAQERDIQLFLENYADTPYEVLGEFVEIHSGNDNDRPELTTAIDLAKKKNAVLVVAKLDRLSRKVSFIAALMENKDLDFRVSQMPYADKFQLHIYAALAEQERDFISQRTKSALRAAKERGVRLGAPIHHIDALAKAKQEKAVKDAQKIAGVILPLRASGQTLRQICDVLNTSGLETERGAKFHPPLISRMLKVLKAVN, encoded by the coding sequence ATGCGTCGCTATGTCACCTACAAACGTGTCTCGTCTCAAGAGCAGGGCAGAAGTGGTCTAGGTCTGGAAGCACAGGAACGAGATATTCAACTGTTCCTAGAGAACTACGCAGACACTCCCTATGAGGTCTTGGGTGAGTTCGTTGAGATTCATTCCGGCAACGACAACGACAGACCTGAACTGACTACTGCAATTGATTTGGCAAAGAAAAAAAATGCTGTCCTGGTGGTCGCAAAACTTGATCGCCTAAGTCGCAAGGTTTCTTTTATCGCTGCATTAATGGAAAACAAAGACTTGGACTTTCGTGTATCTCAAATGCCCTATGCGGACAAGTTCCAACTCCACATCTATGCGGCACTTGCGGAGCAGGAGAGAGATTTCATTTCCCAAAGAACTAAGTCAGCACTAAGAGCAGCGAAGGAACGTGGAGTTCGTCTTGGTGCTCCTATTCATCACATAGATGCACTAGCAAAAGCGAAGCAAGAAAAAGCAGTAAAAGATGCTCAGAAAATCGCTGGCGTCATCCTTCCTCTTAGGGCATCTGGTCAAACGCTGAGGCAGATCTGCGATGTGCTGAACACCAGTGGTCTTGAAACAGAACGAGGTGCCAAGTTTCATCCACCTCTCATTTCACGGATGCTCAAAGTGCTGAAGGCAGTGAACTGA
- a CDS encoding DUF1651 domain-containing protein has protein sequence MADGWLRNPQDGWTYRFQRDEKAWAQDPRVFVDMGRPMPDGPPALLKTRKHLRREKAESMWRDLLRSGWQKVPAVWGADAEP, from the coding sequence ATGGCAGACGGTTGGTTGAGAAATCCTCAGGACGGATGGACCTATCGGTTTCAGAGGGATGAGAAGGCATGGGCACAGGACCCGAGAGTGTTTGTTGATATGGGTCGTCCGATGCCTGATGGTCCCCCTGCTCTTCTGAAGACCCGTAAGCACCTCAGAAGAGAAAAGGCAGAGAGCATGTGGAGGGATCTGCTTCGTAGTGGATGGCAGAAGGTTCCTGCTGTCTGGGGTGCTGATGCGGAACCCTGA
- a CDS encoding DEAD/DEAH box helicase, protein MATFDEFYNSLPEDSNKRGEHFEKVFVPWFLKTDPVWSTKVSQVWLWDDYPQRWGKDCGIDLVYEDQQGKHWAVQSKCVSPDREISKAEIDSFLSESSDSRIHGRLLIASTDGIGKNAQQVIDRQEKQVVCFLLEHFRHSAVEFPSAPEDLTTGQRKKKHTPREHQQEAITNVVEGFQKENRGKLLMACGTGKTLTSLWIKEALNAKRTLVLVPSLGLLSQTLREWTATSQQQFNWICVCSDKSVAKQDKTTDNMIESVSALGVPVTSDPVDIKRFLLDNDGGIVFSTYQSSPLVTESQRESEVPAFDIAFADEAHRCTGKISSAFGSILDDQKIRSKKRLFMTATPRVLSRQIKKKADEENINLACMDDVSQFGEVFHQLNFSKAIEKELLSDYQVVIVGVDDPSVQAQIIDRMLVDTGNECNIDTETLANHIALAKAIKDYDLSRMITFHSRVKSAKKFSEDHPLILDWIPDESKSRKSAMTSYVSGEMNAKIRNTEINKLRNISEQEVGILANARCLSEGVDVPTLDGIAFFDPRSSQVDIIQAVGRAIRKSENKTDGYIILPVYLGDTTNVEDEILQSRFKDIWSIILALKSQDDSMRDELDQLRVELGRRNAPTESVKGFSKIVFDLPSNISTSFADSLRTILVRETTDNWMEIYGQLKQYVEKNGNSYIPSNHPDLGRWADTQRQNMAKGKLSKIRIKLLDTIRFTWNLLEHKWQEKYQQLKQYKHENGNLEIASDHPLLGNWTRTIRQQKVTGKLPEEHIKLLDAVGFIWDPLENKWQEKYQQLKQYIQDNGHSLVPKRDPILGIWVLVQRQQNTLGKLSEEHIKLLNAVGFIWDPLEHKWQEKYQQLKQYIQDNGHSLVPKRDPILGLWVYTQRQQNNRNKLSKERIQLLDEIRFIWDPLEHEWQENYNKLKQCIHDSSSFLKTDLKLRNWTYAQRQKKIKGKLSKEHIKRLDAIGFIWDPMEQEWQENYKKLKQYFQENGHAKVPIKHPEIGMWVTTQRQTKSNGKLSEERIRLLDELGFIWDPSNN, encoded by the coding sequence GTGGCAACCTTCGACGAGTTCTATAACTCCCTTCCAGAGGACAGCAATAAGAGAGGGGAGCATTTCGAGAAGGTATTCGTTCCTTGGTTCCTAAAGACAGACCCTGTGTGGTCAACCAAGGTCAGTCAGGTCTGGTTGTGGGACGACTACCCGCAAAGGTGGGGAAAGGATTGCGGGATTGATCTGGTCTACGAAGACCAACAGGGAAAGCACTGGGCAGTTCAAAGCAAGTGCGTTTCACCTGATCGTGAGATCTCCAAGGCAGAAATCGATAGTTTCCTCAGTGAGTCAAGTGACTCCAGGATTCATGGACGACTGCTGATCGCATCCACCGATGGCATCGGGAAAAACGCACAGCAGGTGATCGACCGACAGGAGAAGCAGGTCGTCTGCTTTCTCCTAGAGCACTTCAGGCATTCAGCAGTCGAGTTCCCTTCAGCACCCGAAGACCTGACAACAGGGCAAAGGAAGAAAAAACATACCCCAAGAGAACATCAGCAGGAAGCAATCACGAACGTCGTAGAGGGGTTCCAAAAAGAGAACAGAGGGAAACTCCTGATGGCATGTGGCACAGGCAAGACCTTGACCTCTCTATGGATCAAGGAAGCACTGAATGCCAAACGGACATTGGTCCTAGTGCCCTCATTGGGTCTGTTGTCTCAAACCCTGAGGGAGTGGACAGCAACTAGTCAGCAGCAATTCAACTGGATCTGTGTCTGCTCCGACAAGTCGGTTGCAAAGCAAGACAAGACCACAGACAACATGATCGAAAGTGTCAGTGCTCTTGGGGTTCCTGTCACCAGTGATCCAGTTGATATCAAACGGTTCCTTCTGGACAATGACGGTGGAATTGTGTTCTCGACCTATCAATCCTCTCCCTTAGTCACAGAGTCACAGAGAGAATCAGAAGTTCCAGCATTTGATATTGCATTTGCAGATGAGGCACATCGATGCACAGGAAAGATATCAAGTGCTTTTGGAAGCATCCTGGATGATCAGAAGATCAGATCAAAAAAACGACTATTCATGACTGCAACACCAAGAGTGTTGTCAAGGCAGATCAAAAAGAAGGCAGATGAAGAAAATATCAATCTTGCCTGCATGGATGACGTTTCGCAATTCGGAGAAGTATTCCATCAACTCAATTTCTCAAAGGCAATTGAGAAAGAACTTTTAAGTGATTATCAGGTGGTCATCGTTGGAGTTGATGACCCGTCTGTTCAAGCACAGATCATTGACAGAATGCTTGTAGATACAGGAAATGAATGCAATATCGATACAGAAACCCTTGCGAATCACATTGCCCTTGCAAAGGCAATTAAAGATTACGACCTGAGTCGAATGATCACCTTTCATAGTCGAGTCAAGTCAGCAAAGAAATTCTCTGAAGACCATCCTTTAATCCTTGACTGGATTCCTGACGAATCCAAATCACGAAAGTCGGCAATGACCTCATACGTGTCAGGAGAGATGAATGCAAAAATCAGGAATACTGAAATCAACAAGTTAAGGAATATCAGTGAGCAAGAGGTGGGAATACTTGCCAACGCACGATGCCTGTCAGAAGGAGTTGATGTCCCGACTCTTGATGGTATTGCGTTCTTTGACCCCAGGAGCAGTCAGGTTGACATCATTCAGGCAGTAGGTCGTGCAATCCGAAAGAGTGAAAATAAAACCGATGGATACATCATCCTCCCCGTTTATCTTGGTGATACGACCAATGTCGAAGATGAGATCCTACAAAGCAGATTCAAGGATATTTGGAGCATCATTCTTGCCCTGAAGTCCCAAGACGATTCAATGCGAGATGAGTTAGATCAATTGAGAGTAGAACTTGGAAGAAGGAATGCTCCGACGGAATCAGTCAAAGGATTTTCCAAGATTGTCTTTGACCTACCTTCTAATATTTCAACTTCTTTTGCAGATTCACTGAGAACGATTCTTGTTCGAGAAACTACCGATAACTGGATGGAGATATATGGTCAACTCAAGCAATATGTTGAGAAGAATGGAAATAGTTATATTCCATCCAATCACCCAGATCTAGGAAGATGGGCAGACACTCAAAGGCAAAATATGGCAAAAGGCAAATTATCAAAGATACGCATTAAACTACTGGATACAATAAGGTTCACATGGAATCTCTTAGAGCATAAATGGCAAGAAAAATATCAGCAATTAAAGCAATACAAACATGAAAACGGCAACTTAGAAATAGCAAGTGATCATCCACTCCTAGGGAATTGGACACGAACAATAAGACAGCAAAAGGTTACAGGCAAATTGCCAGAAGAACACATTAAACTTCTTGACGCAGTTGGATTCATCTGGGACCCCTTAGAGAACAAATGGCAAGAGAAATATCAGCAATTAAAGCAATACATACAGGATAATGGTCATTCCCTTGTCCCCAAACGAGATCCAATACTAGGTATTTGGGTCCTTGTTCAAAGACAACAGAATACTCTAGGCAAATTGTCAGAAGAACACATTAAACTTCTTAATGCAGTTGGATTTATCTGGGACCCCTTAGAGCACAAATGGCAAGAAAAATATCAGCAATTAAAGCAATACATACAGGACAATGGTCATTCCCTTGTCCCCAAACGAGATCCAATACTAGGTCTATGGGTTTATACACAAAGACAACAGAATAATAGAAATAAATTATCAAAAGAACGCATTCAACTTCTTGACGAAATTAGATTCATTTGGGACCCCTTAGAGCATGAATGGCAAGAGAATTATAATAAGTTAAAGCAATGCATTCACGACAGCAGTAGTTTCCTGAAAACAGATTTAAAATTGAGAAATTGGACATATGCTCAAAGACAAAAAAAAATCAAAGGCAAATTGTCAAAAGAGCACATAAAACGTCTAGATGCGATTGGATTCATATGGGATCCAATGGAGCAAGAGTGGCAAGAAAACTATAAAAAACTTAAGCAATACTTTCAAGAGAATGGTCACGCAAAAGTTCCCATCAAACATCCAGAGATTGGAATGTGGGTTACTACCCAAAGGCAGACCAAATCAAATGGGAAATTATCAGAAGAACGCATAAGACTTCTGGATGAACTTGGATTTATCTGGGACCCATCAAACAACTAA
- a CDS encoding DUF1651 domain-containing protein: MRSLSQETCEHLRREQAEGMWRDLLRSGWQKVPAVWGVDAEP; this comes from the coding sequence TTGAGGTCATTATCTCAAGAAACCTGTGAGCACCTTCGCAGGGAGCAGGCAGAGGGTATGTGGAGGGATCTGCTTCGTAGTGGATGGCAGAAGGTTCCTGCTGTCTGGGGAGTTGATGCGGAACCTTGA
- a CDS encoding sugar transferase, with amino-acid sequence MQVSLRRSSLQAGGSSLSRRATKRHLELLSAPPSVLTSVALVRKQSRFGRSLKRSGDIAFSLLALGLGSPAFLLIAALVSLSSPGPVFYVQKRVGRRYRRFGCIKFRTMRADADAVLQRVLAESPEMRAEFERDFKLRQDPRITPIGRFLRRSSLDELPQFLNVLRGEMSVVGPRPIVDKEIVRYGPFMDEVLAVRPGLTGLWQVSGRNNLSYPKRVRLDLAYSRGRSFFLDLAIILRTFGVLLLPMDRGAY; translated from the coding sequence GTGCAAGTCAGTCTGCGTCGATCGTCGCTCCAGGCCGGTGGATCCAGCCTGAGCCGGCGTGCGACGAAGCGGCATCTCGAGTTGTTGTCAGCCCCTCCCTCGGTGCTCACATCCGTGGCACTGGTTCGTAAGCAGAGCCGGTTTGGACGCTCACTCAAGCGCAGTGGTGATATTGCTTTCTCGTTGCTGGCTTTAGGACTTGGATCACCAGCTTTTTTGTTGATCGCCGCCTTGGTGAGCCTGAGTTCGCCCGGCCCTGTTTTTTACGTGCAGAAGCGCGTTGGTCGTCGATACCGCCGGTTTGGTTGCATCAAGTTCCGCACCATGCGCGCGGATGCCGATGCTGTTTTGCAACGCGTGTTGGCTGAGTCACCGGAAATGCGTGCTGAATTTGAGCGAGATTTCAAGCTCCGCCAAGACCCTCGCATCACTCCGATCGGCCGTTTCTTAAGGCGTTCCAGCCTGGATGAACTCCCTCAGTTTCTCAATGTCTTGCGTGGTGAGATGAGTGTGGTCGGTCCACGGCCGATTGTTGATAAAGAAATTGTGCGCTATGGCCCCTTTATGGACGAAGTTTTGGCTGTGCGGCCTGGCTTAACGGGGTTGTGGCAGGTGAGTGGCCGGAACAATCTCAGCTACCCAAAGCGGGTGAGGCTTGATTTGGCCTATTCGAGAGGCCGCTCTTTTTTTCTTGATTTGGCGATCATCCTGCGCACGTTTGGAGTGCTTCTGCTTCCCATGGACCGTGGTGCCTACTGA